From Rutidosis leptorrhynchoides isolate AG116_Rl617_1_P2 chromosome 3, CSIRO_AGI_Rlap_v1, whole genome shotgun sequence, a single genomic window includes:
- the LOC139901595 gene encoding uncharacterized protein encodes MSDFDGFLNNLQDWELSLKDKPDKKLKSHSGVEKMEAVKVKNIENNSSTIGVNGRSREMKEPANAVSQLSGGFMTDEGSVDANSEKELGNEFFKKRKYKEAVDCYSRSLALSPTAVAYANRAMAYLKLKRFQEAEDDCTEALNLDDRYIKAYSRRSTARKELGKLKDSKDDADFALRLEPHNQEIKKQYADAKSLYDKELLKKASASLKGPTEKVQKDLKLDNGQRSTPKISETTGVTVPITKSPEITNQSLTSAQTNQNGGKKALKESVQQLAARAASIANAEAAKKIVPPTSAYQFEASWRGFSGDHTLQARLLKAHLVKTSALLLSQRPPI; translated from the exons ATGAGT GATTTCGACGGATTCTTAAATAACTTGCAGGACTGGGAATTGTCACTCAAGGATAAACCAGACAAGAAGCTTAAATCACACTCTGGCGTTGAAAAAATG GAAGCTGTAAAGGTGAAAAATATTGAAAATAATTCATCTACTATTGGAGTTAATGGAAGATCACGTGAAATGAAAGAGCCTGCAAATGCAGTTAGCCAGTTATCGGGTGGATTCATGACAGATGAAGGTTCTGTAGATGCTAATTCAGAAAAAGAGCTG GGTAATGAGTTCTTCAAGAAAAGAAAATATAAAGAAGCGGTTGACTGTTATTCCAGGAGTCTTGCATTATCACCAACTGCAGTAGCTTATGCAAACAGGGCAATGGCTTATCTTAAACTTAAAAG ATTCCAGGAAGCTGAGGACGATTGTACAGAAGCCTTAAATTTAGATGACCGGTACATAAAGGCGTACTCAAGACGTTCAACGGCTAGAAAAGAACTTGGTAAACTTAAAGATTCCAAGGACG ATGCTGATTTTGCTTTGAGGCTGGAGCCACATAATCAAGAGATTAAGAAACAGTATGCAGATGCAAAATCTTTGTATGACAAG GAACTTCTAAAGAAGGCATCTGCATCGTTGAAAGGACCAACAGAAAAAGTGCAAAAAGATTTGAAGCTGGATAATGGTCAACGATCTACTCCAAAAATTTCTGAAACGACTGGAGTCACAGTACCTATAACAAAGAGCCCAGAG ATTACAAATCAGAGTCTTACATCAGCTCAGACCAATCAGAATGGTGGCAAAAAAGCTTTAAAAGAATCAGTTCAACAGCTTGCTGCTCGTGCAGCTTCTATTGCAAATGCTGAAGCTGCAAAAAAGATTGTCCCTCCAACTTCAGCTTATCAGTTTGAGGCTTCATGGCGAGGATTCTCAGGCGATCATACTCTGCAGGCTCGTTTGCTAAag GCACATTTGGTAAAAACATCCGCCTTGTTACTATCTCAGAGACCCCCAATTTGA
- the LOC139901596 gene encoding secreted RxLR effector protein 161-like, whose translation MIDCKPADTPMIPNQKLYMEDEADLADKGRYQRLVGKLIYLAHTRPDIAHAVGVVSQFMHKPQVHHMEALIRIIKYLKKTADYGVVFEKNGHLKTQIYTEEGWAGEKGDRRSTSGFFTLVGGNLVAWRSKKQKVVALSSAESEFRGIAKGVAEALWIKKLLTEIGFPPKETIQIMCDNEAAIAISENPVQHDRTC comes from the coding sequence ATGATCGATTGTAAACCAGCCGATACTCCTATGATTCCAAACCAAAAGCTATATATGGAAGACGAAGCTGATCTTGCTGATAAAGGACGATATCAAAGACTTGTGGGAAAACTAATCTATCTCGCTCATACTCGAcccgatatagcacatgcagttggggttgtgagtcaattcatgcataAACCACAAGTTCACCATATGGAAGCCTTAATCAGAATCATCAAATACCTAAAGAAAACAGCTGATTATGGGGTTGTGTTTGAAAAGAATGGACATCTAAAAACTCAAATTTATACAGAGGAAGGTTGGGCCGGAGAAAAAGGAGACAGAAGATCTACATCAGGATTCTTTACACTTGTAGGTGGTAATCTTGTTGCAtggagaagtaagaaacaaaaggttgtcgcACTCTCGAGCGCCGAATCAGAATTCAGAGGAATAGCAAAAGGAGTAGCTGAAGCCTTATGGATTAAAAAGTTATTAACAGAGATTGGGTTCCCTCCAAAAGAAACAATTCAGATCATGTGTGACAATGAAGCAGCAATTGCCATATCAGAGAATCCAGTTCAACATGATCGAACATGTTGA
- the LOC139898016 gene encoding probable disease resistance protein At4g33300, which produces MPFWLDMLKKLSEEKQSVISINDQLFHCLKRSLNVFDEHSVIRQCFLDLGLFPEDQKIAATALMDMWVHLYKHDDEGLKTIKLLLELSYKNIVNMSPIRDDSLMVANWCEEKTVRQHDVMRQLAIHLSSQGPKEHRKRLVINVNGEDLPPLPDEINAQILSISTGERFSMNWNDMQASKVEVFVLNFMSEKYVLPRFMKYIEKLKVLIITNYGYFFSELQNFPPPQYLSSLTRIRLDHVSIFSISTQLLELVNMQKLSLIMCKIGNSFNEFTDGIPKKLPNLLELDIESCDDLVTFPKVLCTLVRLRKLSIINCHNLISLSEEFGGLINLEVLRLTSCSDLTTLPDSIVNLKKLIIIDISYCIQLSKLPKRMGELSFLKTIHMTACAWLDEISSTFDELCSLEVVCDDEISGLWNHHPNVSKQIIEKDTFVTFSKIVSN; this is translated from the exons ATGCCGTTTTGGCTTGACATGTTGAAAAAACTGTCCGAAGAGAAGCAATCTGTTATTAGTATAAACGATCAGTTGTTTCATTGTCTAAAAAGGAGTTTAAATGTGTTTGATGAACATTCTGTTATTAGGCAATGTTTTTTAGACTTGGGATTATTTCCTGAAGATCAGAAGATTGCCGCTACAGCGCTTATGGACATGTGGGTCCATTTATACAAACATGATGATGAGGGATTAAAGACCATAAAACTACTGCTTGAGCTCTCATACAAAAACATTGTCAATATGTCGCCAATAAG GGACGATTCATTGATGGTAGCAAACTGGTGTGAGGAGAAAACTGTTAGGCAACACGATGTGATGAGACAACTGGCTATACATCTGAGCAGCCAAGGGCCAAAAGAGCATAGAAAGAGGTTAGTTATAAATGTAAATGGAGAAGACCTTCCACCATTGCCGGATGAAATAAACGCCCAAATATTGTCAATTTCAACAG GTGAAAGATTCTCTATGAACTGGAACGACATGCAAGCCTCTAAAGTGGAAGTTTTCGTATTGAACTTCATGTCAGAGAAATACGTATTGCCTCGATTTATGAAATATATAGAAAAATTAAAGGTTTTAATCATCACAAACTATGGGTATTTCTTCTCCGAGCTTCAAAACTTTCCCCCACCTCAATATTTATCCAGTCTCACCAGAATTAGGTTGGATCATGTTTCAATATTTTCCATTAGTACACAATTACTAGAGTTAGTAAACATGCAAAAATTGTCATTAATCATGTGCAAAATAGGCAACAGTTTCAACGAATTTACTGATGGAATCCCTAAAAAGTTACCCAACCTATTGGAGTTGGATATTGAATCTTGCGATGATTTAGTCACATTTCCTAAAGTGTTGTGCACTTTAGTTCGCCTAAGAAAACTCAGCATCATTAACTGCCATAACCTAATTTCACTTTCTGAAGAATTCGGAGGCTTGATAAATTTGGAAGTTTTGCGGCTTACATCATGCTCGGATCTTACAACATTACCTGATTCGATCGTGAACCTTAAGAAGTTAATCATCATTGATATATCTTACTGTATACAGTTAAGTAAGTTGCCAAAGCGGATGGGTGAGTTGAGTTTTTTGAAAACAATTCATATGACAGCTTGCGCATGGCTCGACGAGATATCATCCACGTTTGACGAATTATGTTCACTTGAAGTGGTATGCGATGATGAAATATCCGGGTTGTGGAATCATCACCCCAATGTGAGTAAGCAAATTATTGAAAAAGATACATTTGTTACCTTTTCGAAGATCGTTTCAAATTGA